From Caballeronia insecticola, a single genomic window includes:
- a CDS encoding aldose 1-epimerase produces MTVARTEQRPNPASTSQAQASARRSRLAAATEPPIRPGPATAVVAMGGTNADGCITLANAHLRLELAPSLGGGITRFDWRHEGALVPIFRPCVEPGPGTDPEQLACFPLLPYSNRIGDGRFEFSGRAVDVPRNRADEALPLHGDGWLGAWQVEEEAAGRVRLGLDRSDGKPYSYSAAQTYALDDATLVVTLDVQNTGDEALPFGLGLHPFLMREADTELSAAAGGVWLCGDDWLPVKHVPAPPAWQFGVAYPMPAEMVNNAFTGWSGRTSVLWPKRRLSLTIAADTDYYVLYAPPGEDFFCFEPVDHPINAVNLPGGGEAHGMTVLAPGERLSREFRFTVERTGEAARRGRPRTRAGAKARARSASR; encoded by the coding sequence ATGACTGTTGCGCGCACAGAGCAAAGACCGAATCCTGCATCGACCTCCCAGGCTCAGGCGAGCGCCCGCCGCTCGCGACTCGCTGCCGCGACCGAACCGCCGATCCGTCCCGGTCCTGCGACGGCCGTGGTCGCGATGGGCGGCACCAACGCCGACGGCTGCATCACGCTTGCGAACGCGCATCTGCGGCTCGAACTCGCGCCGTCGCTGGGCGGCGGCATCACGCGCTTCGACTGGCGTCACGAAGGCGCGCTCGTGCCGATCTTCCGTCCGTGCGTGGAGCCCGGTCCCGGCACGGATCCCGAACAACTCGCGTGCTTTCCGCTTCTGCCGTATTCGAACCGCATCGGCGATGGGCGCTTCGAGTTTTCCGGGCGCGCGGTCGATGTGCCGCGCAATCGTGCCGACGAAGCACTGCCGCTGCACGGCGACGGCTGGCTTGGCGCGTGGCAGGTGGAAGAGGAAGCGGCGGGGCGCGTGCGTCTCGGGCTCGATCGCAGTGACGGCAAGCCGTATTCCTATAGCGCCGCGCAGACCTACGCGCTCGATGACGCGACGCTGGTCGTCACGCTCGACGTGCAAAACACCGGCGACGAAGCGCTGCCGTTCGGCCTCGGGCTGCATCCGTTTCTGATGCGCGAGGCGGACACGGAGTTATCGGCGGCGGCAGGCGGCGTGTGGCTCTGCGGCGACGACTGGTTGCCGGTCAAGCATGTGCCGGCGCCGCCCGCGTGGCAGTTCGGCGTCGCGTATCCGATGCCCGCCGAAATGGTCAACAACGCGTTCACCGGCTGGAGCGGACGCACGAGCGTGCTGTGGCCGAAGCGGCGCCTGTCGCTCACCATCGCCGCCGATACCGATTACTACGTGCTCTATGCGCCACCCGGCGAAGATTTCTTCTGCTTCGAACCGGTCGATCATCCGATCAACGCGGTGAATCTGCCCGGCGGCGGCGAAGCGCACGGCATGACCGTGCTCGCGCCGGGCGAGCGCCTGTCGCGCGAGTTTCGCTTCACCGTCGAGCGTACGGGTGAAGCGGCGCGGCGGGGCAGGCCGCGTACGCGGGCGGGCGCGAAGGCGCGCGCGAGAAGCGCATCGCGTTGA
- a CDS encoding SMP-30/gluconolactonase/LRE family protein, translating into MTDSTRARLLVDSQCSLGEGATWCAASGRFWWTDIEGKALWRYDPRDGKSASFPMPERLACFSPCADARFLLLGLASRLAFYEIATGEIETITEVEPDLPTRLNDGRCDREGRFVFGTKHDVEDAQPVGGFYRLNGDLSLERLPLGACAISNSIGFSPDGATMYYCDSPTRQIRVCDYPSFARDRVFVELTDATGVPDGSIVDAQGGLWNAQWGGARVVCYAPDGRESARIDVPTAQPSCVAFGGPDFGTLYVTSARIGLDDRAVQSDTHAGGVFVAMPGVRGVAEAVFAGKA; encoded by the coding sequence ATGACGGACTCGACGCGCGCACGGCTTCTGGTCGACAGCCAGTGCTCGCTCGGCGAAGGCGCGACATGGTGCGCCGCGAGCGGCCGGTTCTGGTGGACCGATATCGAAGGCAAGGCGCTCTGGCGCTACGATCCGCGCGACGGCAAGAGCGCATCGTTTCCGATGCCCGAGCGGCTTGCCTGCTTTTCGCCCTGCGCCGATGCGCGTTTCCTGCTGCTCGGCCTCGCGTCGCGGCTGGCATTTTACGAGATCGCGACGGGCGAAATCGAAACCATCACGGAAGTCGAGCCCGATCTGCCCACGCGCCTGAACGACGGCCGCTGCGACCGCGAAGGGCGCTTCGTGTTCGGCACGAAGCATGACGTGGAAGACGCGCAGCCCGTCGGCGGGTTTTATCGGCTGAACGGCGATCTGTCGCTCGAACGGCTGCCGCTCGGGGCGTGCGCGATCTCGAACAGCATCGGCTTCAGCCCGGACGGCGCGACCATGTATTACTGCGATTCGCCGACGCGCCAGATTCGCGTGTGCGATTACCCGAGCTTCGCGCGCGATCGCGTGTTCGTCGAACTGACGGACGCGACCGGCGTGCCCGACGGCTCGATCGTCGATGCGCAAGGCGGTTTGTGGAACGCGCAGTGGGGCGGCGCGCGCGTGGTGTGCTATGCGCCCGATGGCCGCGAGAGCGCGCGCATCGACGTGCCGACCGCGCAGCCGAGTTGCGTCGCGTTCGGCGGGCCGGATTTCGGCACGCTGTATGTGACGAGCGCGCGCATCGGCCTCGACGATCGGGCGGTGCAAAGCGATACTCACGCGGGCGGCGTGTTCGTCGCGATGCCCGGCGTGCGCGGCGTCGCCGAAGCGGTGTTCGCGGGCAAGGCTTGA
- a CDS encoding SDR family NAD(P)-dependent oxidoreductase, whose protein sequence is MPTIDKKLATYPSLAGKTVLITGGATGIGEGFVEHFFDQGAKVAFFDIDTNAGEALADRLGADLPPGKHRPMFLNVDLTDIDALRQGIADVRSALGPIGVLVNNAANDKRHAIADVTPESYDAGIAVNIRHQFFAAQAVIEDMKQLGGGSIVNLGSISWMLKQGNFPVYTTAKSAVQGMTRGLARDLGKFKIRVNTLVPGWVMTEKQKRLWLDDAGREAIKQGQCIDGELLPAHLARAALFLASDDSSMLTAQDIVVDGGWA, encoded by the coding sequence ATGCCAACCATCGACAAGAAACTCGCAACTTACCCCAGCCTGGCAGGCAAGACCGTGCTGATCACCGGCGGCGCGACCGGCATCGGCGAGGGCTTCGTCGAGCACTTCTTCGATCAGGGCGCGAAAGTCGCCTTCTTCGACATCGACACCAATGCCGGTGAAGCGCTCGCCGACCGCCTCGGCGCGGACCTGCCGCCGGGCAAGCACCGCCCGATGTTCCTCAACGTCGACCTCACCGATATCGACGCTCTGCGCCAGGGCATCGCCGATGTGCGAAGCGCCCTCGGCCCGATCGGCGTGCTCGTGAACAACGCGGCCAACGACAAGCGCCACGCGATCGCCGACGTCACGCCCGAGTCCTACGATGCGGGCATCGCGGTCAATATCCGTCATCAGTTCTTCGCGGCGCAGGCCGTGATCGAAGACATGAAGCAACTCGGCGGCGGCTCGATCGTGAATCTCGGCTCGATCAGCTGGATGCTCAAGCAAGGCAACTTTCCCGTCTACACGACGGCGAAATCGGCCGTGCAGGGCATGACGCGCGGCCTCGCGCGCGATCTCGGCAAGTTCAAGATTCGCGTGAACACGCTCGTGCCAGGCTGGGTGATGACCGAAAAGCAAAAGCGCCTGTGGCTCGACGACGCCGGCCGCGAAGCGATCAAGCAGGGCCAGTGCATCGACGGCGAACTGCTGCCCGCGCATCTCGCGCGCGCGGCGCTGTTCCTCGCGTCCGACGACAGCAGCATGCTGACCGCGCAGGACATCGTGGTGGACGGAGGCTGGGCATGA
- the araH gene encoding L-arabinose ABC transporter permease AraH: MEARENIVGQATEKVANTLIPQKNDKQRWWQQITEYSLIVIFVVMFLTMSLTVDHFFSIENMLGLALSISQIGMVACTMMFCLASRDFDLSVGSTIAFAGVLCAMVLNATDNTAIAIVAAVAAGAVIGFVNGAVIAYLRINALITTLATMEIVRGLGFIVSHGQAVGVSSDTFIALGSLSTLGISLPIWVTLACFIVFGVLLNQTVYGRNTLAIGGNPEASRLAGINVERTRVWIFLIQGAVTALAGVILASRITSGQPNAAQGFELNVISACVLGGVSLLGGRATISGVVIGVLIMGTVENVMNLLNIDAFYQYLVRGAILLAAVLLDQLKNRGSRD; this comes from the coding sequence ATGGAAGCAAGAGAAAACATCGTGGGGCAGGCGACTGAAAAGGTCGCGAATACGCTGATCCCGCAAAAGAACGACAAACAGAGGTGGTGGCAGCAGATCACGGAGTACAGCCTGATCGTGATTTTCGTCGTGATGTTCCTGACGATGTCGCTGACCGTCGATCACTTCTTCTCGATCGAGAACATGCTGGGCCTCGCGCTGTCGATCTCGCAGATCGGCATGGTGGCGTGCACGATGATGTTCTGTCTCGCCTCGCGCGACTTCGACCTGTCGGTCGGCTCGACAATCGCCTTCGCGGGCGTGCTGTGCGCGATGGTGCTCAACGCGACCGACAACACCGCGATCGCAATCGTCGCTGCCGTGGCGGCGGGCGCGGTGATCGGCTTCGTGAACGGCGCGGTGATCGCCTATCTGCGCATCAACGCGCTGATCACCACGCTCGCGACGATGGAAATCGTGCGCGGCCTCGGCTTTATCGTGTCGCACGGGCAGGCGGTCGGCGTGTCGTCGGATACGTTCATCGCGCTCGGCAGTTTGTCGACGCTGGGGATTTCCCTGCCTATCTGGGTCACGCTTGCGTGTTTCATCGTTTTTGGCGTATTGCTCAACCAGACGGTGTACGGGCGCAACACGCTCGCGATCGGCGGCAATCCTGAAGCGTCGCGGCTCGCGGGCATCAATGTCGAGCGCACGCGCGTATGGATCTTCCTGATTCAGGGCGCGGTGACGGCGCTGGCGGGTGTCATTCTGGCGTCGCGGATCACGTCGGGGCAGCCGAATGCGGCTCAGGGCTTCGAGCTGAACGTGATTTCGGCGTGCGTGCTGGGCGGCGTTTCGCTACTGGGCGGACGGGCGACGATCTCCGGCGTCGTGATCGGCGTGCTGATCATGGGCACCGTCGAGAACGTGATGAATCTGCTCAATATCGATGCGTTCTATCAGTACCTCGTGCGTGGCGCGATTCTGCTTGCAGCCGTGTTGCTCGATCAGTTGAAGAATCGCGGTTCGCGGGACTGA
- the araG gene encoding L-arabinose ABC transporter ATP-binding protein AraG: protein MSATLRFDNIGKVFPGVRALDGVSFDVNAGEVHGLMGENGAGKSTLLKILGGEYQPDSGRVLIDENEVHFASAAASIASGIAVIHQELQYVPDLTVAENLLLGALPNRLGWVDKRAAKAHVRERLAAMGVDLDPNAKLRKLSIAQRQMVEICKALLRNARVIALDEPTSSLSHRETEVLFKLVRDLKADNRALIYISHRMDEIYELCDACTIFRDGRKIASHLALADVPRDTLVQEMVGREISDIYNYRARPLGETRFAVNNVQGEALSAPVSFEVKRGEIVGFFGLVGAGRSELMHLVYGADKKKGGTIALDGKDIRVRSTGEAIRHGIVLCPEDRKEEGIVAIATVAENINISCRRHYLRGGLFLDRKKEAQTADRFIQLLKIKTPSRKQRIRFLSGGNQQKAILSRWLAEPDLKVVILDEPTRGIDVGAKHEIYNVIYQLAERGCAIVMISSELPEVLGVSDRIIVMRQGRIAGELPREKANEQAVLSLALPQSDTVAQAA from the coding sequence GTGTCAGCGACGCTGCGTTTTGACAATATCGGCAAGGTGTTTCCAGGCGTGCGCGCGCTCGACGGCGTGTCGTTCGACGTCAACGCCGGCGAAGTTCACGGCCTGATGGGCGAGAACGGCGCGGGTAAATCGACCTTGCTCAAGATTCTCGGCGGCGAGTATCAGCCCGATTCGGGGCGCGTGCTCATCGACGAAAACGAAGTGCATTTCGCGAGCGCGGCGGCTTCGATCGCGTCGGGCATCGCGGTGATTCATCAGGAATTGCAGTACGTGCCGGACCTGACCGTGGCCGAGAATCTGCTGCTCGGCGCGTTGCCGAACCGGCTCGGCTGGGTCGACAAGCGCGCGGCGAAAGCGCACGTGCGCGAGCGGCTCGCGGCGATGGGCGTCGATCTCGATCCGAACGCGAAGCTGCGCAAGCTTTCCATTGCGCAGCGGCAGATGGTCGAGATCTGCAAGGCGCTCTTGCGCAATGCGCGCGTGATCGCGCTCGACGAGCCGACTTCGTCGCTGTCGCATCGCGAGACCGAAGTGCTGTTCAAGCTGGTGCGCGATCTGAAGGCGGACAACCGCGCGCTGATCTACATCTCGCATCGTATGGACGAGATTTACGAACTGTGCGACGCCTGCACGATTTTCCGCGACGGACGCAAGATCGCGTCGCATCTCGCGCTCGCCGACGTGCCGCGCGACACGCTCGTGCAGGAGATGGTCGGCCGCGAAATCAGCGACATTTATAACTATCGTGCGCGTCCGCTGGGCGAAACGCGCTTCGCCGTGAACAACGTGCAGGGCGAAGCGCTGAGCGCGCCGGTGAGTTTCGAGGTGAAGCGCGGCGAGATCGTCGGGTTCTTCGGGCTGGTCGGCGCGGGCCGCAGCGAACTGATGCATCTCGTGTACGGCGCGGACAAAAAGAAGGGCGGCACGATCGCGCTCGACGGCAAGGACATTCGCGTACGCAGCACGGGCGAAGCGATCCGGCACGGCATCGTGCTGTGTCCGGAGGATCGCAAGGAAGAGGGCATCGTCGCGATTGCGACGGTCGCGGAGAACATCAACATCTCGTGCCGTCGTCACTATCTGCGCGGCGGGCTGTTTCTCGATCGCAAGAAGGAAGCGCAGACAGCCGACCGCTTCATCCAGTTGCTCAAGATCAAGACGCCGAGCCGCAAGCAGCGCATCCGTTTTCTTTCGGGCGGGAATCAGCAGAAGGCGATTCTGTCGCGCTGGCTCGCGGAGCCGGATCTGAAGGTCGTGATTCTGGATGAACCGACGCGCGGCATCGACGTCGGCGCGAAGCACGAAATCTATAACGTGATTTATCAGCTGGCCGAGCGCGGCTGCGCGATCGTGATGATTTCGTCGGAATTGCCGGAAGTGCTCGGCGTGTCCGACCGGATCATCGTGATGCGGCAGGGGCGGATCGCGGGCGAACTGCCGCGCGAGAAGGCGAACGAACAGGCGGTGCTGAGTCTCGCGCTGCCGCAGTCGGACACCGTCGCGCAGGCGGCATGA
- a CDS encoding arabinose ABC transporter substrate-binding protein, which produces MKRRLFLTLIAAATATSASMIAAPVAQAADEVKIGFLVKQPEEPWFQDEWKFAEMAAKEKGFTLVKIGAPSGEKVMSAIDNLAAQKAQGFIICTPDVKLGPGIVAKAKADKLKMMTVDDRLVDGSGKPIEAVPHMGISAYNIGKQVGDGIAAEIKKRGWDMKDVGAIDVTYEQLPTAHDRTAGATDALVAAGFPKANIVMAPQAKTDTENAFNAANIALTKNPQFKHWVAYALNDEGVLGAVRAAEGRGFKADNMIGIGIGGSDSALNEFKKPNPTGFFGTVIISPKRHGEETSELMYAWIKDGKAPPALTLTSGMLATRENVASVRQQMGLASN; this is translated from the coding sequence ATGAAACGCAGACTGTTCCTCACGCTGATCGCCGCGGCCACGGCCACGAGCGCGTCCATGATCGCGGCACCCGTCGCGCAGGCCGCCGACGAGGTCAAGATCGGCTTCCTCGTGAAGCAGCCGGAAGAACCGTGGTTCCAGGACGAATGGAAGTTCGCCGAAATGGCCGCGAAGGAAAAGGGCTTCACGCTCGTGAAGATCGGTGCGCCGTCGGGCGAAAAGGTGATGAGCGCCATCGACAACCTGGCCGCGCAAAAGGCGCAGGGCTTCATCATCTGCACGCCTGACGTCAAGCTCGGACCGGGCATCGTCGCGAAGGCGAAAGCCGACAAGCTCAAGATGATGACGGTGGACGACCGTCTCGTCGACGGTTCGGGCAAGCCGATCGAAGCCGTGCCGCACATGGGCATCTCGGCGTACAACATCGGCAAGCAGGTGGGCGACGGCATTGCCGCCGAGATCAAGAAGCGCGGCTGGGACATGAAGGACGTCGGCGCGATCGACGTGACCTACGAACAGTTGCCGACCGCGCACGACCGCACGGCCGGCGCGACCGACGCGCTCGTCGCCGCCGGCTTCCCGAAGGCGAACATCGTCATGGCGCCGCAAGCGAAGACCGACACCGAGAACGCGTTCAACGCGGCCAACATCGCGCTCACCAAGAACCCCCAATTCAAGCACTGGGTCGCCTACGCGCTCAACGACGAAGGCGTGCTCGGCGCGGTGCGCGCCGCGGAAGGCCGCGGCTTCAAGGCGGACAACATGATCGGCATCGGCATTGGCGGTTCGGACTCGGCGTTGAACGAGTTCAAGAAGCCGAATCCGACGGGCTTCTTCGGCACCGTGATCATCAGCCCGAAGCGCCACGGCGAGGAAACCTCGGAACTGATGTACGCGTGGATCAAGGACGGCAAGGCACCGCCGGCACTTACGCTCACGAGCGGCATGCTGGCGACGCGTGAAAACGTGGCGTCGGTGCGTCAGCAGATGGGCCTGGCATCGAACTGA
- a CDS encoding SDR family oxidoreductase, with product MNRLAGKVTMITGAGRGIGAAIALAFAREGAAVALAELDIDTARATAERIAAQTGSDSVTAIRTDVTQSASVKDAVAQAEAKFGQIDVLVNNAGINVFCDPLTMTDDDWRRCFAVDLDGVWNGCRAVLPGMVARERGSIVNIASTHAFKIIPGCFPYPVAKHGVIGLTRALGIEYAPNNVRVNAIAPGYIETQLTLDWWDSQADPKAARQATLDLQPMKRIGQPHEVAMTAVFLASDEAPFINASCITVDGGRSALYHD from the coding sequence ATGAACCGCCTCGCCGGCAAAGTGACGATGATCACCGGCGCGGGACGCGGCATCGGCGCGGCAATCGCGCTGGCGTTTGCCCGCGAAGGCGCGGCGGTGGCGCTGGCGGAACTCGACATCGACACGGCGCGGGCGACGGCCGAACGCATTGCCGCGCAGACCGGCTCGGACAGCGTGACGGCGATTCGGACGGACGTCACGCAAAGCGCGTCGGTGAAGGATGCGGTCGCGCAGGCCGAAGCGAAGTTCGGCCAGATCGACGTGCTCGTCAACAACGCGGGCATCAACGTGTTCTGCGATCCGCTCACGATGACCGACGACGACTGGCGCCGCTGTTTCGCCGTCGATCTCGATGGCGTGTGGAACGGCTGCCGCGCCGTGCTTCCGGGCATGGTCGCGCGGGAGCGGGGCAGCATCGTGAACATCGCGTCGACGCACGCGTTCAAGATCATTCCGGGCTGTTTTCCGTATCCGGTGGCGAAGCACGGCGTGATCGGCTTGACGCGCGCGCTCGGCATCGAATACGCGCCGAACAACGTGCGCGTGAATGCGATCGCGCCGGGTTACATCGAAACGCAATTGACGCTCGACTGGTGGGATTCGCAAGCCGATCCCAAGGCCGCGCGTCAGGCGACGCTCGATTTGCAGCCGATGAAGCGTATCGGCCAGCCGCACGAAGTCGCGATGACGGCGGTGTTCCTCGCATCGGACGAGGCGCCGTTCATCAACGCGAGCTGTATCACGGTCGATGGCGGGCGCTCCGCGCTCTATCACGACTGA
- a CDS encoding 2-dehydro-3-deoxy-6-phosphogalactonate aldolase — protein sequence MQPPINLPAPYGMHGGLAKAFAACPLIAILRGVTPADAADHGRALYEAGFRIIEVPLNSPQPFDSIAAIRQALPADAIVGAGTVLHPSYVDSVKAAGGELIVMPHSDADVIRAAKAQGLACAPGVATPNEAFLALKAGADVLKMFPAEQLGPTVTKAWRAVIAKEVPLVPVGGIAPDNMEPFLKAGANGFGLGSALYKPDQDAATTARQARAFIDGLAIARGEAQ from the coding sequence ATGCAGCCTCCCATCAATCTGCCCGCGCCGTATGGCATGCACGGCGGTCTCGCGAAGGCGTTCGCCGCTTGTCCGCTGATCGCGATTCTGCGCGGCGTAACGCCCGCGGATGCCGCCGATCACGGCCGCGCACTGTATGAAGCGGGCTTTCGCATCATCGAGGTACCGCTGAATTCGCCGCAGCCGTTCGACAGCATCGCGGCGATCCGGCAGGCGCTGCCCGCCGATGCGATTGTCGGGGCGGGAACGGTGCTGCATCCGAGTTACGTCGACAGCGTGAAGGCGGCGGGCGGCGAACTGATCGTGATGCCGCACAGCGACGCCGATGTCATTCGCGCCGCGAAGGCGCAAGGCCTCGCGTGCGCGCCGGGCGTGGCGACGCCGAACGAAGCGTTTCTCGCGCTCAAGGCCGGCGCGGACGTGCTGAAAATGTTCCCCGCCGAGCAGCTCGGCCCGACGGTGACGAAGGCGTGGCGCGCGGTGATCGCGAAGGAAGTGCCGCTCGTGCCGGTTGGCGGCATCGCGCCGGACAACATGGAGCCGTTCCTCAAGGCGGGCGCGAACGGCTTCGGGCTCGGCTCGGCGCTGTACAAGCCGGATCAGGACGCCGCGACGACCGCACGGCAGGCACGCGCTTTCATCGACGGACTCGCAATCGCGCGAGGCGAAGCGCAATGA
- a CDS encoding 2-dehydro-3-deoxygalactonokinase: protein MSASASTPALIALDWGTTSLRAYLLGDDGVALDTRASSAGIMNLPAGGFDQAFEETCGDWLGMFDSQAPRTARLPVIAAGMVGSAQGWVEAPYVDTPAGAAALVAGIVKVKTARGGIVHVVPGVLEKGVLPNVMRGEETQIFGALASDAALNEADGALIGLPGTHAKWAFVGNDRIERFYTFMTGETFGALRDHTILGRTMHPSATHDEQAFVRGVDTARDAGHPGLLATIFSTRTLGLTGQLSAEQQADYLSGLLIGHELRGLNEVLARDQSSLAGRTLRLIGNDALCDRYRAALARFGCTDAATVAHATERGLYRIAALAGLVSAPVRAA from the coding sequence ATGAGCGCATCTGCTTCGACGCCCGCGCTCATCGCGCTCGACTGGGGCACGACGTCGCTGCGCGCGTATCTGCTCGGCGACGACGGCGTGGCGCTCGACACGCGCGCGTCGTCGGCGGGCATCATGAATTTGCCTGCGGGCGGCTTCGATCAGGCTTTCGAGGAAACCTGCGGCGACTGGCTCGGCATGTTCGACTCGCAAGCGCCGCGTACCGCGCGCCTGCCGGTGATCGCGGCGGGCATGGTCGGCAGCGCGCAAGGCTGGGTGGAAGCGCCGTATGTGGACACGCCGGCGGGCGCGGCGGCGCTCGTCGCGGGCATCGTCAAGGTGAAGACAGCGCGCGGCGGCATTGTGCATGTCGTGCCGGGCGTGCTGGAAAAAGGCGTGCTGCCCAACGTGATGCGCGGCGAAGAAACGCAGATCTTCGGCGCGCTCGCAAGCGACGCGGCGCTCAACGAAGCGGACGGCGCGCTGATCGGCTTGCCGGGCACGCACGCGAAATGGGCGTTTGTCGGCAATGACCGCATCGAGCGTTTCTACACGTTCATGACGGGCGAGACCTTCGGCGCGCTGCGCGATCACACGATTCTCGGCCGCACCATGCATCCGAGCGCGACGCACGACGAACAGGCATTCGTGCGCGGCGTCGATACGGCGCGCGACGCCGGTCATCCCGGCCTGCTCGCGACGATCTTCAGCACGCGCACGCTCGGCCTCACCGGTCAGCTGTCGGCGGAGCAGCAGGCGGATTATCTGTCGGGGCTTCTGATCGGCCATGAATTGCGCGGCTTGAACGAAGTGCTCGCGCGCGATCAGTCGTCGCTTGCCGGAAGGACGCTGCGTCTGATCGGCAACGATGCGCTCTGCGACCGCTATCGCGCCGCGCTCGCACGCTTCGGCTGCACCGATGCCGCCACCGTCGCGCACGCGACCGAGCGTGGCCTTTACCGAATCGCCGCGCTTGCCGGGCTCGTCAGCGCGCCCGTGCGCGCGGCCTGA
- a CDS encoding IclR family transcriptional regulator produces MTKFQNPEADASAQSAHAAGPRPKSNGAHGTKHAPDPDAIALPSALVDITPQQAGTQTLLRGLAILEAAANGARDLRSFGAALGTTRSTTHRLVSSLVQARYLRQVQGGYLLGPKLIELGTIALEQMPLTAVARPHLQALAEHTHDTIHLGVRDGDDVLYIDKIPGTRGLEMRSRVGHRMPLASTGIGKAMMLDLEANAWKRLLEASHRALANTSFKPDNRPDFDTFLQRMTRYSQGGFTFDLEENEASIRCVAAPVRDASGAIVAALSVASTIPYMPHERMEELIPVVQREARSISEELGWRAPQPSRRIKR; encoded by the coding sequence ATGACCAAATTCCAGAATCCCGAAGCCGACGCATCGGCGCAATCCGCGCACGCGGCCGGCCCGCGCCCGAAGAGCAATGGCGCGCACGGCACGAAGCACGCGCCCGATCCCGATGCGATCGCGCTGCCAAGTGCGCTCGTCGATATCACGCCGCAGCAGGCCGGCACGCAGACGCTACTGCGCGGCTTGGCGATCCTCGAAGCCGCCGCGAACGGCGCGCGCGATCTGCGTTCGTTCGGCGCCGCGCTCGGCACGACGCGCAGCACGACGCACCGGCTCGTCAGCTCGCTCGTGCAGGCGCGCTATCTGCGCCAGGTGCAGGGCGGTTATCTGCTCGGGCCGAAGCTCATCGAACTGGGCACGATCGCGCTGGAGCAAATGCCGCTCACGGCGGTCGCGCGTCCGCATCTGCAGGCGCTCGCCGAGCACACGCACGACACCATCCACCTCGGCGTGCGCGACGGCGACGACGTGCTCTACATCGACAAGATTCCCGGCACGCGCGGACTCGAAATGCGCTCGCGCGTCGGGCATCGCATGCCGCTCGCGTCGACGGGAATCGGCAAGGCGATGATGCTCGACCTCGAAGCGAACGCGTGGAAGCGGCTGCTCGAAGCGTCGCATCGCGCGCTCGCCAATACGAGTTTCAAGCCCGACAACCGCCCCGACTTCGACACCTTTCTGCAACGCATGACACGTTATTCTCAAGGCGGCTTCACCTTCGATCTCGAAGAGAACGAGGCCTCGATCCGCTGCGTCGCGGCGCCCGTGCGCGACGCGTCGGGCGCGATCGTCGCGGCGCTCTCGGTGGCGAGCACGATTCCCTACATGCCGCACGAGCGCATGGAAGAACTGATTCCCGTCGTGCAGCGCGAGGCGCGCTCGATCTCCGAGGAACTCGGCTGGCGCGCGCCGCAGCCTTCGCGCAGGATCAAGCGATGA
- the mtgA gene encoding monofunctional biosynthetic peptidoglycan transglycosylase yields the protein MTTAPAPSRARPPDAPRVRRAVRLGPARWIAYGVSVLGIAFIATQLYFFAQIDIWTVVNPGATAFMRSDAWTLAKTHPGIELQRTWVPYEQISRNLKRAIIASEDANFVNNNGYETDAILQAWEKNKSRGKIVAGGSTISQQLARNLFLSREKSYVRKAEELVITWMLEFWWTKERIFEIYLNSVEWGNGVYGAEAAARYYYKTSAAKLTAWQSARLAVMLPRPKYFDDHRNAPYLSQRAGVIARRMGAAELPQ from the coding sequence ATGACGACCGCGCCCGCACCCAGCCGTGCGCGGCCGCCCGATGCGCCGCGTGTTCGCCGCGCGGTGCGGCTCGGTCCGGCGCGCTGGATCGCTTACGGCGTATCGGTGCTGGGCATCGCGTTCATCGCAACGCAGCTTTATTTCTTCGCGCAGATCGACATCTGGACCGTCGTCAATCCGGGCGCGACGGCCTTCATGCGTTCGGACGCATGGACGCTCGCGAAGACGCATCCCGGCATCGAGTTGCAGCGGACGTGGGTGCCGTACGAGCAGATTTCGCGCAACCTGAAGCGCGCGATCATCGCGTCCGAGGATGCGAACTTCGTCAACAACAACGGTTACGAAACCGACGCGATCCTTCAGGCGTGGGAGAAGAACAAGTCGCGCGGGAAGATCGTTGCGGGCGGATCGACCATCTCGCAGCAACTGGCGCGTAATCTCTTTCTGTCGCGCGAGAAGAGCTACGTGCGCAAGGCGGAGGAGCTCGTCATCACGTGGATGCTCGAGTTCTGGTGGACCAAGGAACGCATCTTCGAGATCTATCTCAACTCGGTCGAGTGGGGTAACGGCGTGTACGGCGCGGAAGCGGCGGCGCGCTATTACTACAAGACTTCGGCGGCGAAGCTGACTGCGTGGCAAAGCGCGCGTCTCGCCGTCATGCTGCCGCGTCCCAAGTATTTCGACGATCACCGCAACGCGCCGTATCTGTCGCAGCGAGCGGGCGTGATCGCGCGCCGGATGGGCGCCGCCGAGTTGCCGCAATGA